A region of Saccopteryx leptura isolate mSacLep1 chromosome X, mSacLep1_pri_phased_curated, whole genome shotgun sequence DNA encodes the following proteins:
- the CCDC160 gene encoding coiled-coil domain-containing protein 160, with protein sequence MDDRKKHWKENMFALFFSVQDVLNEALQTESSEQMTLDKAKKMEGIYNLSSRKFQEENKFKRKEFAFQPNEKEQEPNLRERKMNISKNEADTNSVSCESSNLDVATEESFNSTEDHCMWNTKELPILWQQDKKKKFTEGKPPKLSLHLLNEELEDLDIKCRKIEEEFENAEKELLNAKKEVSAKPLNFQDTGAEISKNDWELQALRNDLSEKAINIKNLTEELQQAKEVIHKLSLENKDLKEAVRKLKHQNEIGNALLKEEMKFYYELEIEKIRRELNAIKDELRAEKALQAKNNRALELLGKHFSSLTTSPLDSFTRDFLF encoded by the coding sequence atggatgaTAGGAAAAAACATTGGAAGGAGAATatgtttgctctttttttcagTGTTCAGGATGTTCTAAACGAGGCTTTACAGACTGAATCTTCTGAACAAATGACTTTAGATAAGGCcaagaaaatggaaggaatttATAATTTGTCTAGTAGAAAGTTTCAAGAAGAGaataaattcaagaggaaagaatttGCTTTCCAaccaaatgaaaaagaacaagaaccaaatttaagagagagaaagatgaacaTTTCAAAGAATGAGGCAGACACAAACTCTGTCTCCTGTGAGTCATCTAATTTGGATGTTGCAACTGAAGAAAGCTTTAATAGCACAGAAGACCACTGCATGTGGAATACAAAGGAATTACCAATTCTATGGCAAcaggacaagaagaagaaatttacTGAAGGAAAGCCTCCCAAACTTAGCCTGCATCTTTTGAATGAAGAACTGGAAGACCTCgatataaaatgtagaaaaatagaagaggaatTTGAAAATGCTGAAAAAGAACTGTTGAACGCCAAGAAGGAAGTCTCTGCAAAACCCCTAAATTTTCAAGACACAGGGGCAGAAATTTCGAAGAACGACTGGGAACTTCAAGCTTTAAGAAATGATCTATctgaaaaagcaataaatattaaaaacttaactGAAGAGCTCCAGCAAGCCAAAGAAGTCATCCACAAGTTGAGCTTAGAgaacaaagatttaaaagaagCTGTGAGGAAGTTAAAGCATCAGAATGAAATTGGAAATGCACtcttgaaagaagaaatgaaattttattatgaattagAAATTGAAAAGATCCGCAGAGAGCTCAATGCCATCAAGGATGAATTGAGAGCTGAAAAGGCCCTGCAAGCAAAAAATAACAGGGCTCTAGAGTTGCTTGGAAAACACTTTTCTTCTCTAACAACAAGTCCCCTTGACAGTTTTAcaagggattttcttttttaa